Proteins encoded by one window of Rana temporaria unplaced genomic scaffold, aRanTem1.1, whole genome shotgun sequence:
- the LOC120922633 gene encoding proline-rich extensin-like protein EPR1 — MRPKTDRKPAFPGAAEPPTYTPPTNIPPTNTPPTYNPPTDTPPTNIPPTYTPPTDTPSTYTPPTYTPPTNTPPTNKPTHQHSAHLHPTHQHPAHQHPTHQHPAHLQPTHRHPTHQQTPRPPTLRPPTPHPPTPRPPTSHPPTPRPPTPHPQTPRPPTSHPPTPHPPTPRPPTPHPQRPHPPTSHPPTPHPQTPRPPTLRPPTPHPPTPRPPTPHPQTPHPPTSLPPTPHPQTYRPPTSCPPTTRTPTHCLPTPRTFIPPTNTPPTDTPPTNIPPTYTPPTDTPSTYTPPTYTPPTNTPPTNIPPTYTPPTYTPPTNTPPTDTPSTYIPPTYTPPTDTPSTYTPPSYTPPTYTPPTYTPPTYTPPTDTPPTDTPPTDTPSTYTPPTYTPPTNTPPTNIPPTYTPPTYTPPTYTPPTNTPPTDTPSTYIPPTYTPPTDTPSTYTPPFYTPPTNTPPTYTPPTDTPPTNTPPTYTPPTDTPPTNIPPTYTPPTNIPPTYTPPTYTPPTYTPPTYIPPTYIPPTYTPSTYTLPTYTPPTNIPPTDTPPTNIPPTYTPPTDTPSTYTPPTYTPPTNTPPTNIPPTNTPPTYTPPTNTPPTDTPPTDTPPTNIPPTYTPPTYTPPAYTPPTNTPPTDTPSTYIPPTYTPPTDTPSTYTPPSYTPPTNTPPTYTPPTNIPPTYTPPTDIPPTNILPTNNPYTYTLPTNTPHIHTAHQHPAHRHPTHQHPTHLHPAHRHPAHQHPAHRHPAHRHPATFHITRSVGSLASYQCRRLTSCCSDPGLRSRQGRRCHGSHRDTQRGEHKSRSHRSNLRVRRREEERDIRHIYRVYTPSTYTSHTPLYTGDHLYTVSPTRPPVTPHAHP, encoded by the coding sequence ATGAGGCCAAAAACTGACAGGAAACCGGCATTTCCAGGAGCTGCTGAGCCGCCCACCTACACCCCGCCCaccaacatcccacccaccaacaCCCCGCCCACCTACAACCCACCCACAGACACCCCGCCCACCAACATCCCACCCACCTACACCCCACCCACAGACACCCCGTCCACCTACACTCCGCCCACCTACACCCCACCCACCAACACCCCGCCCACCAACAAACCCACCCACCAACACTCCGCCCACCTACACCCCACCCACCAACACCCCGCCCaccaacatcccacccaccaacaCCCCGCCCACCTACAACCCACCCACAGACACCCCACCCACCAACAGACACCCCGTCCACCTACACTCCGCCCACCTACACCCCACCCACCAACACCCCGCCCaccaacatcccacccaccaacaCCCCGCCCACCTACACCCCACCCACAGACACCCCGCCCACCAACATCCCACCCACCTACACCCCACCCACCTACACCCCGCCCACCAACACCCCACCCACAGAGACCCCATCCACCTACATCCCACCCACCTACACCCCACCCACAGACACCCCGTCCACCTACACTCCGCCCTCCTACACCCCACCCACCAACACCCCGCCCACCTACACCCCACCCACAGACACCCCACCCACCAACATCCCTCCCACCTACACCCCACCCACAGACATACCGCCCACCAACATCCTGCCCACCAACAACCCGTACACCTACACACTGCCTACCAACACCCCGCACATTCATACCGCCCACCAACACCCCGCCCACAGACACCCCACCCACCAACATCCCACCCACCTACACCCCACCCACAGACACCCCGTCCACCTACACTCCGCCCACCTACACCCCACCCACCAACACCCCGCCCACCAACATCCCACCCACCTACACCCCACCCACCTACACCCCACCCACCAACACCCCACCCACAGACACCCCATCCACCTACATCCCACCCACCTACACCCCACCCACAGACACCCCGTCCACCTACACTCCGCCCTCCTACACCCCACCCACCTACACCCCGCCCACCTACACCCCGCCCACCTACACCCCGCCCACCGACACCCCACCCACAGACACCCCACCCACAGACACCCCGTCCACCTACACTCCGCCCACCTACACCCCACCCACCAACACCCCGCCCACCAACATCCCACCCACCTACACCCCACCCACCTACACCCCGCCCACCTACACCCCACCCACCAACACCCCACCCACAGACACCCCATCCACCTACATCCCACCCACCTACACCCCACCCACAGACACCCCGTCCACCTACACTCCGCCCTTCTACACCCCACCCACCAACACCCCGCCCACCTACACCCCACCCACAGACACCCCACCCACCAACACCCCGCCCACCTACACCCCACCCACAGACACCCCACCCACCAACATCCCTCCCACCTACACCCCACCCACCAACATCCCACCCACCTACACCCCACCCACCTACACCCCGCCCACCTACACCCCACCCACCTACATCCCACCCACCTACATCCCACCCACCTACACCCCGTCCACCTACACTCTGCCCACCTACACCCCACCCACCAACATCCCACCCACAGACACCCCGCCCACCAACATCCCACCCACCTACACCCCACCCACAGACACCCCGTCCACCTACACTCCGCCCACCTACACCCCACCCACCAACACCCCGCCCaccaacatcccacccaccaacaCCCCGCCCACCTACACCCCACCCACCAACACCCCACCCACAGACACCCCACCCACAGACACCCCGCCCACCAACATCCCACCCACCTACACCCCACCCACCTACACCCCGCCCGCCTACACCCCACCCACCAACACCCCACCCACAGACACCCCATCCACCTACATCCCACCCACCTACACCCCACCCACAGACACCCCGTCCACCTACACTCCGCCCTCCTACACCCCACCCACCAACACCCCGCCCACCTACACCCCACCCACCAACATCCCTCCCACCTACACCCCGCCCACAGACATACCGCCCACCAACATCCTGCCCACCAACAACCCGTACACCTACACACTGCCTACCAACACCCCGCACATTCATACCGCCCACCAACACCCCGCCCACAGACACCCCACCCACCAACATCCCACCCACCTACACCCTGCCCACAGACACCCCGCCCACCAACACCCCGCCCACAGACATCCTGCCCACAGACACCCGGCCACATTCCACATCACAAGATCTGTGGGGTCCCtcgcctcctatcagtgccgcagACTGACCAGTTGTTGCAGCGATCCCGGACTACGGAGCCGGCAGGGTAGACGGTGCCATGGAAGTCACAGGGACACTCAGAGGGGTGAACACAAGTCCCGTTCTCATAGATCAAACCTGCGTGTGCGAAGGAGGGAAGAAGAGCGAGACATACGTCACATATACCGTGTATATACACCTTCCACATATACATCTCACACTCCACTGTATACAGGAGATCACCTATACACAGTATCGCCCACACGCCCACCCGTGACTCCACACGCCCACCCGTGA